One Methylomagnum ishizawai DNA segment encodes these proteins:
- a CDS encoding DUF1036 domain-containing protein, producing the protein MTRELMIIVAAFCFSGVGYAAGSVKVCNYLDQNVSFVFGWHDAILPVADGWYTVKGGTCKRLNFPEADTYLPMYAYAISDDGTEYRPRGDSGKFCIKRNDNFDQYGTLACAAIDAAVDATATELNGGKKTKVGL; encoded by the coding sequence ATGACCAGAGAATTAATGATTATTGTTGCAGCGTTTTGTTTTAGCGGTGTGGGTTATGCTGCGGGTAGCGTCAAGGTTTGCAACTATCTAGATCAAAACGTATCATTTGTCTTTGGATGGCATGACGCAATATTACCAGTAGCTGATGGGTGGTATACCGTGAAAGGTGGAACATGTAAAAGGCTTAACTTTCCAGAAGCTGACACATATCTTCCAATGTATGCCTATGCTATATCAGACGATGGAACTGAATATAGGCCAAGGGGTGATTCTGGTAAATTTTGTATAAAGAGAAATGATAATTTTGACCAATATGGCACATTAGCATGTGCGGCAATTGATGCCGCTGTTGATGCTACTGCTACGGAATTAAATGGGGGGAAAAAAACCAAAGTTGGGCTGTAA